A genomic region of Streptosporangium lutulentum contains the following coding sequences:
- a CDS encoding substrate-binding domain-containing protein, translating into MNRSIVALVAGVSALLLAAGCASDMPPTTGAAPGASTSASAAASSGTGEQSKFFVQADFDAELAMRGQTAEGPADKPWEQAIAPEMTDTATYKKDGPYHLCFSNAAVNNPWRQVGWNTMQAEVALHKEITKFTALDAEGKDDKQISDIAELVGQDCDALIVSPNTTATLTPAVTGACPELPVIVFDRGVETDCPVTFINPIGGYAFGADGAEFLVEKVPAGGKILALRILPGVDVLETRWSAAKVSFDKSQLDVVGVEFTDGDAAKTKSIVSDYIQRHGKIDGVWMDAGATAVAAIEAFEDAGQPVPAMVGEDQQDFLQKWKDGGLTAIAPTYPTYQWRTPIIAALKILKGEEVPKTWKLPQPKITAESLDTYLQPNMPPLHYALCGCEDMPDFPAKWGGKEG; encoded by the coding sequence TTGAACAGGTCTATCGTGGCCCTCGTCGCGGGAGTCTCCGCGCTGTTGCTGGCCGCCGGATGTGCCAGTGACATGCCGCCGACGACCGGCGCCGCCCCGGGCGCCTCGACGTCGGCCTCGGCCGCCGCGTCATCGGGAACGGGCGAGCAGTCGAAGTTCTTCGTCCAGGCGGACTTCGACGCCGAGCTCGCCATGCGCGGCCAGACCGCCGAGGGGCCCGCGGACAAACCGTGGGAACAGGCCATCGCCCCAGAGATGACCGACACCGCCACGTACAAGAAGGACGGGCCGTACCACCTCTGCTTCTCCAATGCCGCCGTCAACAACCCGTGGCGGCAGGTCGGCTGGAACACCATGCAGGCCGAGGTGGCCCTGCACAAGGAGATCACCAAGTTCACCGCCCTCGACGCGGAGGGCAAGGACGACAAGCAGATCTCCGACATCGCCGAGCTGGTCGGCCAGGACTGTGACGCGCTGATCGTCTCACCCAACACGACGGCGACGCTGACCCCCGCGGTCACCGGTGCCTGCCCCGAGCTGCCGGTGATCGTCTTCGACCGCGGGGTGGAGACCGACTGCCCGGTGACGTTCATCAACCCGATCGGCGGCTACGCCTTCGGCGCCGACGGCGCCGAGTTCCTGGTGGAGAAGGTGCCCGCGGGCGGGAAGATCCTCGCGCTGCGGATCCTGCCGGGTGTCGACGTCCTGGAGACCCGCTGGTCGGCGGCCAAGGTGTCCTTCGACAAGAGCCAGCTCGACGTGGTCGGGGTGGAGTTCACCGACGGCGACGCCGCGAAGACCAAGAGCATCGTGAGTGACTACATCCAGCGTCACGGCAAGATCGACGGCGTCTGGATGGACGCGGGCGCGACCGCCGTGGCCGCGATCGAGGCCTTCGAGGACGCCGGCCAGCCGGTGCCGGCGATGGTCGGCGAGGACCAGCAGGACTTCCTGCAGAAGTGGAAGGACGGCGGGCTCACGGCCATCGCGCCGACCTACCCCACCTACCAGTGGCGCACCCCGATCATCGCCGCCCTGAAGATCCTCAAGGGTGAGGAGGTGCCCAAGACCTGGAAGCTTCCCCAGCCCAAGATCACTGCCGAGAGTCTGGACACCTACCTGCAGCCCAACATGCCGCCGCTCCACTACGCGCTCTGCGGGTGCGAGGACATGCCCGACTTCCCCGCCAAGTGGGGCGGTAAGGAAGGCTGA
- a CDS encoding ABC transporter permease, whose translation MRALRSMGPIFLVLAVLLVLIAAANPFFLEPAGFLAFVKRAAPLAILAAGQYFVIVSGEFDLSVGSLVTVQVVVAARLIDGNETATWWVLALLIVIGLLVGLANGVITTGLRVPSFITTLGMMLVLSGAVFLWTGGAPRGALSETFRMFGRRDLGPVPWSVLILLVMGGAAIMLMRSDFGKRLIATGDNDRAAGLSGVRVNRTRILAFVVSGLAAAVAGILLGGFAGVSAQVGQGLEFQAITAVVLGGVALGGGRGSVVAAMAGALTLEALFTLLNLHGISGPLEFAVQGVIIIAAVAAGAVRLPFRRAVRA comes from the coding sequence ATGAGAGCCCTCAGGTCCATGGGGCCGATCTTCCTCGTGCTGGCCGTGCTGCTGGTGCTGATCGCCGCGGCCAACCCGTTCTTCCTGGAGCCCGCCGGGTTCCTCGCGTTCGTCAAGCGGGCCGCGCCGCTGGCCATCCTGGCGGCGGGCCAGTACTTCGTGATCGTCTCCGGGGAGTTCGACCTGTCGGTCGGATCGCTGGTCACGGTGCAGGTCGTGGTGGCCGCCCGGCTGATCGACGGGAACGAGACCGCGACCTGGTGGGTGCTGGCCCTGCTGATCGTGATCGGGTTGCTGGTCGGGCTGGCCAACGGGGTGATCACCACCGGGCTCCGGGTGCCGTCCTTCATCACCACTCTCGGCATGATGCTCGTATTGTCCGGCGCGGTCTTTCTATGGACGGGCGGCGCCCCCCGCGGCGCGCTGTCGGAGACGTTCAGGATGTTCGGCCGCAGGGACCTCGGCCCGGTGCCCTGGTCGGTGCTCATCCTCCTGGTCATGGGCGGGGCGGCGATCATGCTCATGCGCTCCGACTTCGGCAAGCGGCTCATCGCCACCGGCGACAACGACCGGGCGGCGGGGTTGTCCGGCGTCCGGGTGAACCGGACCAGGATCCTCGCCTTTGTCGTCTCCGGCCTGGCCGCGGCCGTCGCGGGCATCCTGCTCGGCGGCTTCGCCGGGGTCTCCGCCCAGGTCGGACAGGGGCTGGAGTTCCAGGCCATCACGGCCGTCGTGCTCGGCGGGGTGGCCCTGGGCGGCGGTCGCGGTTCGGTGGTCGCGGCCATGGCCGGGGCGCTCACGCTCGAAGCGCTGTTCACCCTGCTCAATCTTCACGGAATCTCGGGGCCCCTGGAATTCGCGGTCCAAGGCGTGATCATCATCGCCGCGGTCGCGGCGGGAGCCGTACGGCTCCCGTTCAGGCGTGCGGTACGCGCCTGA
- a CDS encoding ABC transporter permease: MTERDITPVSRRFPFRVTMAGSTQIIYLALAGVLLVGWVLVAVDGGNFLTLETVVGIQQRSAALGIVAVGQTLAILVGSLDLSVAYLISLTSLVAAEIMAGQDGGILPAVAAVIAVSALIGLVNGLVITRLHVHAFIATLGVALIIRGVVDHLYDGPSGSVPESFQRLGYDRIGPVPVSALLWAAVAVAAWFLLRRTRLGYRIYAVGGDEEVARLSGVRTGRVIVATHVLCSICAGIAGLLLAGRLGAGAPTVGTDGGYDLESIAAVVLGGTALAGGKGGIAGTVGGVLLLAVLDSVFNQLEVNAFFKDVVRGVVIVAAVAVYARRTSRRRSR, from the coding sequence GTGACCGAACGCGACATCACCCCTGTGTCCCGCCGCTTCCCCTTCCGGGTGACGATGGCCGGCTCGACACAGATCATCTACCTGGCCCTGGCCGGTGTCCTGCTCGTCGGGTGGGTGCTGGTCGCGGTCGACGGGGGGAACTTCCTCACCCTGGAGACCGTCGTCGGCATCCAGCAACGGTCGGCCGCGCTGGGGATCGTCGCGGTGGGACAGACCCTGGCGATCCTGGTCGGGTCGCTGGACCTGTCGGTGGCGTACCTGATCAGTCTCACGTCGCTCGTCGCGGCGGAGATCATGGCCGGGCAGGACGGCGGGATCCTCCCGGCCGTCGCGGCGGTGATCGCGGTGAGCGCGCTGATCGGCCTGGTCAACGGGCTGGTCATCACCCGGCTTCACGTGCACGCCTTCATCGCGACACTCGGCGTCGCACTGATCATCAGAGGGGTCGTGGACCACCTCTACGACGGGCCGTCGGGCAGCGTCCCCGAATCCTTCCAGCGGCTCGGCTACGACAGGATCGGGCCGGTTCCGGTCTCGGCGCTGCTCTGGGCGGCCGTCGCCGTCGCGGCGTGGTTCCTGCTCCGCCGTACGAGGCTCGGATACCGGATCTACGCGGTCGGCGGGGACGAGGAGGTCGCCCGGCTGTCGGGGGTGCGGACCGGCAGGGTCATCGTCGCCACGCACGTCCTGTGCTCGATCTGCGCCGGGATCGCCGGACTGCTGCTGGCCGGCAGGCTCGGCGCGGGGGCGCCCACGGTCGGCACCGACGGCGGTTACGACCTGGAGTCGATCGCCGCGGTGGTGCTCGGCGGAACGGCCCTGGCCGGCGGCAAGGGCGGGATCGCAGGAACGGTCGGCGGCGTGTTGCTGCTGGCCGTGCTCGACAGCGTCTTCAACCAGCTTGAGGTCAACGCGTTCTTCAAGGACGTGGTGCGCGGAGTGGTCATCGTCGCCGCCGTGGCCGTCTACGCCCGCCGTACCAGCAGGAGGCGATCCCGATGA
- a CDS encoding sugar ABC transporter ATP-binding protein, whose product MRDIAKSFLGVRVLSGVNLEVEAGEVHAVVGENGAGKSTLMKILAGVHAPDEGTVEIDGVPVSFAHPVEAQRAGVAIIYQEFNLLPERSVAENVFLGREPVRRGLVDRTAMETATTRLLKELGETSFVSHDLVRHLSIAQQQVVEILKALSLDARIIVMDEPTAALAEHEVELLYRLVARLRERGIAVLYISHRLREVFDLSARVTVLKDGALVRTANTTEITSDELVRLMVGRDLGTYFPPRGTETGEVRLSVRGGGNAVLDGIDLQVREGEILGVAGLQGSGRTELAKALFGAEPFTRGTMSPLRPRSVRQAVAAGIGLVNEDRKAEGLALRQSVRDNALLVSRSVRRGGRTDIRELLESVRLQPPRPEQEVRYLSGGNQQKVVLAKWITVAPKILIFDEPTRGVDVGAKAAIHDLMRGLAGDGMAIVMISSELPELIGMSDRIIVMRDGRIAGELPAGPSEETVMHLAAGEATP is encoded by the coding sequence ATGCGCGACATCGCCAAGAGCTTTCTCGGGGTGCGCGTGCTGAGCGGGGTGAATCTGGAGGTCGAAGCCGGTGAGGTGCACGCCGTCGTGGGTGAGAACGGCGCGGGCAAGTCCACCCTGATGAAGATCCTCGCCGGGGTCCACGCGCCCGACGAGGGCACCGTCGAGATCGACGGCGTTCCCGTCTCCTTCGCCCACCCCGTCGAGGCCCAGCGCGCCGGGGTCGCGATCATCTACCAGGAGTTCAACCTGCTGCCCGAGCGCAGCGTCGCGGAGAACGTCTTCCTCGGACGGGAGCCCGTCCGGCGGGGGCTGGTCGACCGCACCGCGATGGAGACCGCCACCACCCGGCTGCTGAAGGAGCTCGGAGAGACCTCCTTCGTCTCCCACGACCTGGTCCGGCACCTGTCCATCGCCCAGCAGCAGGTCGTGGAGATCCTCAAGGCGCTCTCCCTGGACGCCCGGATCATCGTGATGGACGAGCCCACGGCGGCGCTGGCCGAACACGAGGTGGAACTGCTCTACCGGCTGGTCGCCCGGCTGCGGGAGCGGGGGATCGCCGTCCTCTACATCTCCCACCGGCTGCGCGAGGTGTTCGACCTGTCCGCGCGGGTGACCGTGCTGAAGGACGGCGCGCTGGTCAGGACCGCGAACACCACTGAGATCACCTCCGACGAGCTGGTCAGGCTGATGGTCGGCCGCGACCTCGGCACCTACTTCCCGCCTCGCGGCACCGAGACCGGTGAGGTACGGCTCAGCGTCCGGGGCGGCGGCAACGCCGTACTCGACGGGATCGACCTCCAGGTGCGCGAGGGGGAGATCCTCGGGGTGGCCGGGCTGCAGGGGTCGGGCCGTACCGAGCTGGCCAAGGCGCTGTTCGGCGCGGAGCCGTTCACACGCGGCACGATGAGCCCGCTGCGGCCCAGGTCGGTACGGCAGGCCGTGGCCGCCGGGATCGGGCTGGTGAACGAGGACCGCAAGGCCGAGGGACTCGCCCTGCGGCAGTCGGTGCGGGACAACGCCCTGCTGGTCTCCCGCTCGGTGCGGAGAGGCGGCAGGACCGACATCCGGGAACTCCTCGAGTCGGTACGGCTCCAGCCGCCCCGGCCCGAGCAGGAGGTCCGCTACCTGTCCGGCGGCAACCAGCAGAAGGTCGTGCTGGCCAAATGGATCACCGTGGCGCCCAAGATCCTGATCTTCGACGAGCCCACACGAGGGGTCGACGTGGGGGCCAAGGCCGCGATCCACGACCTGATGCGCGGGCTGGCCGGGGACGGCATGGCCATCGTGATGATCTCGTCCGAACTCCCCGAACTGATCGGTATGAGCGATCGCATCATCGTGATGCGCGACGGACGCATCGCCGGAGAACTTCCCGCCGGCCCTTCAGAGGAGACCGTCATGCACCTGGCCGCCGGCGAGGCGACGCCGTGA
- a CDS encoding ROK family transcriptional regulator, with translation MLSEANGSIAGAGALLKILRDGQARTRAELVQLTGLARSTLAQRLDALLSQQWIIPTEEAISSGGRPAIAFTFNRAARVVLAADLGATHARVAITDLGTEVLAERAAEISIDRGPEETLAWLQRTFEEMLAETGHDLDEVCGIGVGLPGPVEHSSGRPVNPPIMPGWDGFPVPEWLGSRLGAPVLVDNDVNIMALGEHWAARPEADHLIFVKIGTGIGCGIISDRRLHRGAQGAAGDIGHIRVASALDTVCRCGNVGCLEAVASGSAMAARLCAGGVDASDSRDVVRLVRGGNTQAVQLIRQAGREVGDVLASIVNFFNPSVIVLGGDIAEAGEQLLAGLREVIYSRSLPLATQHLTITASELGDRAGVIGAAVMVIEHVLAPGSVDRSVISV, from the coding sequence ATGCTGAGTGAAGCGAACGGTTCAATCGCCGGCGCGGGGGCGCTTCTTAAGATCCTGCGCGACGGTCAGGCCCGCACCAGGGCCGAATTGGTGCAACTGACCGGGCTGGCGAGATCCACCCTGGCCCAGCGTCTCGACGCGCTGCTGAGCCAGCAGTGGATCATTCCGACCGAGGAGGCCATCTCGTCGGGTGGCCGTCCCGCCATCGCCTTCACCTTCAACCGCGCCGCCCGCGTCGTCCTCGCCGCCGACCTCGGCGCCACCCACGCCCGGGTCGCCATCACCGACCTGGGCACCGAGGTCCTCGCGGAACGCGCGGCCGAGATATCGATAGACCGTGGCCCCGAGGAGACGCTCGCCTGGCTCCAGCGCACCTTCGAGGAGATGCTCGCCGAGACCGGCCACGACCTGGACGAGGTCTGCGGCATCGGCGTCGGGCTGCCGGGCCCGGTCGAGCACAGCTCGGGACGGCCGGTCAATCCGCCGATAATGCCCGGCTGGGATGGTTTCCCCGTCCCCGAGTGGCTCGGCTCGCGCCTGGGCGCGCCCGTCCTCGTCGACAACGACGTGAACATCATGGCCCTGGGCGAGCACTGGGCCGCCCGCCCGGAGGCGGATCACCTGATCTTCGTCAAGATCGGCACCGGTATCGGCTGCGGCATCATCAGCGACCGCCGCCTGCATCGGGGCGCCCAGGGCGCGGCCGGGGACATCGGCCACATCCGGGTGGCCTCGGCTCTCGACACCGTCTGCCGCTGCGGCAACGTCGGCTGCCTGGAGGCCGTCGCGAGCGGCTCCGCCATGGCCGCCCGCCTGTGCGCCGGCGGCGTGGACGCCTCCGACAGCCGCGACGTGGTCCGCCTCGTACGCGGCGGCAACACCCAGGCGGTCCAGCTCATCCGGCAGGCGGGTCGCGAGGTCGGCGATGTCCTGGCCTCGATCGTGAACTTCTTCAACCCCTCGGTGATCGTGCTCGGCGGCGACATCGCCGAGGCCGGGGAGCAACTGCTCGCCGGTCTCCGCGAGGTCATCTACAGCCGATCGCTCCCCCTCGCCACCCAGCATCTGACGATCACCGCCAGCGAGCTGGGCGATCGCGCGGGTGTGATCGGCGCCGCCGTCATGGTCATCGAACACGTCCTGGCCCCCGGCAGCGTCGACCGGTCGGTCATCTCCGTCTGA
- a CDS encoding GNAT family N-acetyltransferase, with protein sequence MHAEPITTPRLTLIPLAVEHAAEMAEVLGDPALHAFIGGSPATPPELRARYTRMVAGPPPGRDEVWLNWVIRLRGAAPEGSDGSHPLTGYVQATVTPDQAAIAWVVGTPWQGRGIAGEAALALVAWLRDHGTDTVVATIHPDHAVSSAVARRAGLVPTDTRVDGEVLWTSPRAG encoded by the coding sequence ATGCATGCCGAACCGATCACGACTCCCCGGCTCACGCTCATACCGCTGGCGGTGGAGCACGCCGCCGAGATGGCCGAGGTGCTCGGCGACCCGGCCCTCCACGCCTTCATCGGCGGCTCCCCGGCGACCCCGCCGGAGCTCCGCGCCCGCTACACCCGCATGGTCGCCGGGCCTCCGCCGGGCCGTGACGAGGTATGGCTCAACTGGGTGATCCGCCTGCGCGGGGCCGCGCCGGAGGGCTCGGACGGATCCCACCCCCTGACCGGTTACGTCCAGGCCACCGTGACCCCCGACCAGGCCGCCATCGCCTGGGTGGTGGGAACCCCCTGGCAGGGTCGGGGCATCGCCGGCGAGGCGGCGCTCGCGCTCGTCGCCTGGCTCAGGGACCACGGCACGGACACCGTCGTCGCCACCATCCATCCCGACCACGCCGTCTCGTCGGCCGTGGCTCGCCGTGCCGGTCTCGTCCCGACCGACACCCGGGTGGACGGCGAGGTCCTCTGGACATCCCCACGGGCCGGGTGA
- a CDS encoding nucleotidyl transferase AbiEii/AbiGii toxin family protein, whose protein sequence is MDEYHHRLARIALSAAADHGFALAGGYAVQAHGVLQRPSEDIDLFTSSARDDFADGVAKVRTAYAEHGLTVRVDVDSPQFVRLSVSDTATGQVTKVELAADLRSHPPVIMEIGPVVHLHDVAGGKVEALFTRAEARDFIDVDALLVTGRFSRDRLLALAASRDLGFDREVFAQMLSALDLYPDSELVAYGLTEAQVGALRSHFADWRTALIQSRLDDDKDQSGEGLGSTSGS, encoded by the coding sequence ATGGACGAATACCATCACCGTCTCGCACGTATAGCCCTGTCCGCAGCGGCTGATCACGGGTTCGCTCTGGCAGGCGGTTATGCCGTACAGGCCCATGGCGTGCTTCAGCGCCCCAGCGAGGACATCGACCTGTTCACCTCCAGCGCCCGCGACGACTTCGCCGACGGGGTCGCGAAGGTCCGCACCGCATACGCTGAACATGGCTTGACCGTCCGTGTCGACGTGGACAGCCCGCAATTCGTACGGCTCAGCGTCTCTGACACCGCGACGGGTCAAGTCACCAAGGTGGAGCTGGCCGCCGATCTCCGTTCACATCCGCCGGTCATCATGGAGATCGGACCGGTCGTGCATCTCCACGACGTTGCCGGAGGCAAGGTCGAAGCACTGTTCACCCGTGCAGAGGCTCGCGATTTCATCGACGTGGATGCCCTGCTGGTCACCGGCCGCTTCTCCCGAGATCGGCTGCTCGCCCTCGCGGCGTCCCGCGATCTCGGATTCGACAGGGAAGTCTTTGCCCAGATGCTCTCCGCTCTGGATCTTTATCCCGACAGTGAGTTGGTCGCCTACGGTCTGACCGAGGCTCAGGTGGGCGCGCTCCGGTCCCATTTCGCCGATTGGCGTACAGCATTGATCCAAAGCCGCCTCGACGATGACAAGGATCAATCCGGCGAGGGCCTTGGTTCCACATCAGGCAGCTGA
- a CDS encoding SAV_915 family protein encodes MSEIPLFVPVREGTFTVSLRLFRTASGRRTAAAFSSPIRLTKVLGADQRWIRLSESALRCMIDDLNVLDIVIDPAGTTTRLSSEAA; translated from the coding sequence ATGTCGGAAATTCCATTATTCGTCCCGGTCCGTGAAGGCACCTTCACCGTGTCGTTGCGCCTGTTCCGGACCGCGTCGGGCAGGCGGACGGCCGCCGCCTTCTCCTCGCCGATACGCCTGACCAAGGTGCTCGGCGCCGACCAGCGCTGGATCCGGCTCAGTGAGTCCGCGCTTCGATGCATGATCGACGATCTGAACGTCCTCGACATCGTGATCGACCCCGCCGGGACGACGACCCGGCTTTCCTCCGAGGCCGCGTGA
- a CDS encoding glycosyltransferase, which yields MRIALISEHASPLAVMGGADIGGQNVHVAGLAAALAERGHEVVVHTRRTAVTQPDRVFLRPGLTVEHVLAGPPVALPKDELLPYMPMFAAHLARRWAERPPDVAHAHFWMSGLATLMAARDHGIPVVQTFHALGTVKRRWQGAADTSPAGRAATEADIGRRVHAVIATCHDEVDELLRMGVPRERIAVVPCGVDLELFRPSGPVAPRESRRRVLSIDRIVPRKGLDTVLQAMRHLPEVELLIVGGAPEDDEVVRLSRMIDCYGLPDRVRLVGGVGRAEVPALMRSADVLVSVPWYEPFGMVPVEAMACGVPVVASAVGGHLDTVAGCGMLVPPRRPRALTEALLDVLGRPHLRASLATAGERRARHRYGWPRVAERTESVYRDVLADRPGEDAGVSSITVEG from the coding sequence ATGAGAATTGCTCTGATATCAGAGCATGCAAGTCCCCTTGCGGTCATGGGCGGTGCCGACATCGGCGGGCAGAACGTCCATGTCGCGGGCCTGGCCGCCGCGCTGGCGGAGAGAGGGCACGAGGTCGTCGTCCACACCCGGCGCACGGCCGTGACCCAGCCGGACAGGGTCTTCCTGCGTCCGGGCCTGACCGTCGAGCACGTCCTGGCCGGGCCTCCGGTTGCCCTTCCCAAGGATGAGCTGCTGCCGTACATGCCGATGTTCGCCGCGCATCTCGCGCGGCGATGGGCCGAGCGCCCACCCGACGTGGCCCACGCGCACTTCTGGATGAGCGGCCTGGCCACGCTGATGGCCGCGCGGGATCACGGGATACCGGTCGTGCAGACCTTTCACGCCCTGGGCACCGTCAAACGGCGCTGGCAGGGGGCGGCGGACACCAGCCCCGCGGGCCGGGCGGCCACCGAGGCCGACATCGGACGGCGAGTTCACGCGGTCATCGCCACCTGCCACGACGAGGTGGACGAGCTCCTGCGGATGGGCGTGCCCAGGGAACGGATCGCCGTCGTGCCGTGCGGGGTCGATCTTGAACTCTTCCGCCCGTCCGGACCCGTCGCCCCCCGCGAATCGCGGCGGCGCGTTCTCAGCATCGACCGCATCGTCCCCCGCAAGGGTCTGGACACCGTCCTGCAGGCGATGCGCCACCTGCCGGAGGTGGAACTGCTCATCGTGGGAGGCGCGCCCGAGGACGACGAGGTGGTGCGGCTGTCCCGGATGATCGACTGTTACGGGCTGCCGGACCGGGTCCGTCTGGTCGGCGGCGTCGGCCGGGCCGAGGTCCCGGCCCTGATGCGCTCGGCCGACGTCCTGGTGAGCGTTCCCTGGTACGAGCCGTTCGGCATGGTCCCGGTGGAGGCCATGGCCTGCGGGGTGCCCGTGGTCGCGTCCGCGGTCGGCGGCCATCTCGACACGGTCGCCGGGTGCGGGATGCTGGTGCCGCCCCGCCGCCCGCGCGCTCTCACCGAGGCCCTGCTCGACGTGCTGGGCCGTCCCCATCTGCGGGCGTCGCTCGCGACGGCGGGCGAGCGGCGCGCCCGGCACCGGTACGGCTGGCCGCGGGTGGCGGAGCGCACCGAGTCCGTCTACCGTGACGTGCTCGCCGATCGGCCGGGGGAGGACGCGGGGGTCTCCTCGATCACGGTGGAGGGCTGA
- a CDS encoding glycosyltransferase family 9 protein → MTGTTTGTVLVARLDDAGDVLLAGPAIRAVAEGAREVVLLVGPRGRAAGELLPGVSRVVEWRTPWIDPEPLPMTGPYALRLLRILRETAPEQALILTSFQQSPLPLALLLKLAGTPRTAAICADYAGSLLDLRHVVDETVDVPEAERMLGLAEAAGFDLPPGDTGTLAVRRPLPEVGYLTGPPGYVVVHPGVSAQARAWPVTSWARVVQDLVRAGRRVVVTGGRGERALTARVAGGAGQHGLSAGSAFTGQWMAGGPTLARGLTEDERTLTDGWVEGGAALTGGWEKNGSAGRSVTDLGGRTTFAELAAVLAGASAVVVANTGPAHLAAAVGTPVVSLFAPVVPAGRWAPYGVPTVVLGDQQAPCRGTQARVCPVPGHPCLSSVPSEQVVEAVTRLVFAKEDVK, encoded by the coding sequence GGGCGCGGGAGGTCGTGCTGCTGGTGGGACCGCGTGGCCGGGCGGCGGGTGAGTTGCTGCCCGGCGTGTCCCGGGTGGTGGAGTGGCGGACGCCGTGGATCGATCCCGAGCCGTTGCCGATGACCGGTCCGTACGCGCTGCGGCTTCTCCGGATCCTCCGCGAGACCGCCCCCGAACAGGCGCTGATCCTCACCTCGTTCCAGCAGTCGCCGCTGCCGCTCGCCCTGCTGCTGAAGCTGGCCGGAACGCCGAGGACCGCCGCGATCTGCGCCGACTACGCCGGCTCGCTGCTGGATCTGCGGCACGTCGTCGACGAGACGGTGGACGTGCCGGAGGCCGAGCGCATGCTCGGGCTGGCCGAAGCGGCGGGATTCGATCTGCCGCCGGGGGACACCGGGACGCTCGCCGTACGGCGTCCGCTGCCCGAGGTCGGTTATCTCACCGGGCCGCCCGGCTACGTGGTCGTGCATCCCGGAGTCTCGGCCCAGGCCAGGGCGTGGCCGGTGACGAGCTGGGCGCGAGTGGTCCAGGACCTCGTCCGCGCGGGCCGGCGGGTCGTGGTGACCGGCGGCCGCGGAGAGCGGGCGCTCACCGCGAGAGTCGCCGGTGGCGCCGGGCAGCACGGCCTCTCGGCGGGATCGGCCTTCACCGGCCAGTGGATGGCGGGTGGGCCCACCCTCGCCCGCGGCCTGACAGAGGACGAACGCACGCTCACGGACGGCTGGGTGGAAGGCGGCGCCGCCCTCACGGGCGGCTGGGAGAAGAACGGATCCGCCGGGAGATCCGTCACCGACCTGGGGGGAAGGACGACCTTCGCCGAGCTCGCCGCGGTGCTCGCCGGGGCGAGCGCGGTGGTCGTGGCCAACACCGGTCCTGCCCATCTCGCGGCGGCGGTCGGCACGCCGGTGGTCAGCCTGTTCGCTCCGGTGGTCCCGGCCGGCCGATGGGCGCCGTACGGCGTGCCGACCGTGGTTCTCGGTGATCAGCAGGCCCCCTGCCGGGGCACTCAGGCCAGGGTGTGCCCGGTTCCAGGTCATCCGTGTCTTTCGTCCGTACCGAGCGAGCAGGTGGTCGAAGCCGTCACCCGCCTGGTATTCGCAAAAGAGGATGTTAAATGA